A part of Brassica rapa cultivar Chiifu-401-42 chromosome A05, CAAS_Brap_v3.01, whole genome shotgun sequence genomic DNA contains:
- the LOC103867610 gene encoding 26S proteasome non-ATPase regulatory subunit 1 homolog A isoform X1 — MAAAMVSSAGGLLAMLNEPQPTLKHHALSRLNNLVDRFWPEISTSVPIIESLYEDEEFDLHQRQLAALLVSKVFYYLGELNDSLSYALGAGAFFDVSEDTDYVHTLLAKAIDEYASLRSKAVESSEMVDIDPRLEAIVERMLGKCITDGKYQQAMGIALECRRLDKLEEAITKSDNVEGTLTYCINVSHSFVNRREYRHEVLSLLVEVYQKLPSPDYLSICQCLMFLDEPQGVATILEKLLRSDSKDDALLALQISFDLVENEHQAFLLSVRDRLPAPKTCPVEVAQAVETTATTNENLSGDVQMADDTPVTPAQTIVHETDPVDATYAERLTKIKGILSGETSIQLTLQFLYSHNKSDLLILKTIKQSVEMRNSVCHSATIYANAIMHAGTTVDTFLRENLDWLSRATNWAKFSATAGLGVIHRGHLQQGRSLMAPYLPQGGAGGGGSPYSEGGALYALGLIHANHGEGIKQFLRDSLRSTNVEVIQHGACLGLGLSALGTADEEIYDDVKSVLYTDSAVAGEAAGISMGLLLVGTATEKASEMLAYAHETQHEKIIRGLALGIALTVYGREEGADTLIEQMTRDQDPIIRYGGMYALALAYCGTANNKAIRQLLHFAVSDVSDDVRRTAVLALGFVLYSDPEQTPRIVSLLSESYNPHVRYGAALAVGISCAGTGLSEAISLLEPLTSDVVDFVRQGALIAMAMVMVQISEASDSRVGTFRRQLEKIILDKHEDTMSKMGAILASGILDAGGRNVTIRLLSKTKHDKVTAVIGLAVFSQFWYWYPLIYFISLAFSPTAFIGLNYDLKVPKFEFMSHAKPSLFEYPKPTTVPTSNTAAKLPTAVLSTSVKAKARAKKEAEQKANAEKASGAEKSVSESGSGKGKESADKEGDSMQVDSTATVEKKAAEPEAAFEILVNPARVVPAQEKYIKLLEDSRYVPVKVAPSGFVLLKDLREHEPEVLSLTDAPTSTASPATGAASATQGTTASAMAVDDEPQPPQAFEYAS; from the exons ATGGCCGCCGCTATGGTTAGCTCAGCCGGAGGGTTACTGGCAATGCTCAACGAGCCTCAGCCTACCTTGAAGCATCATGCGCTCTCGCGCCTCAACAACTTGGTTGATCGATTCTGGCCCGAGATCTCCACTAGTGTTCCAATCAT AGAGAGTTTGTATGAAGATGAAGAATTTGATTTGCATCAAAGACAGCTTGCTGCTTTGCTTGTCTCTAAG GTTTTCTATTACTTGGGCGAGCTTAATGATTCGTTGTCCTATGCCCTTGGAGCCGGAGCCTTTTTTGATGTTTCAGAGGATACTGATTATGTTCATACGCTTTTAG CCAAAGCAATAGATGAGTATGCCAGTCTCAGATCGAAGGCAGTGGAGTCAAGTGAGATGGTGGACATTGATCCCAGGCTGGAGGCCATTGTTGAAAGAATGCTTGGAAA ATGCATCACTGATGGGAAGTATCAACAGGCTATGGGCATTGCGTTAGAATGCCGTAGATTGGATAAGTTGGAGGAAGCTATCACAAAGAGCGACAATGTTGAGGGGACTCTAACATATTGCATCAACGTTTCTCATTCTTTCGTTAACCGCAGAGAGTATAGACATGAG GTGCTTAGTTTACTTGTTGAAGTCTACCAGAAGCTGCCTTCTCCTGATTATTTAAGCATTTGTCAATGCCTCATGTTCTTGGATGAACCGCAAGGTGTTGCAACCATATTGGAGAAGCTTCTTCGGTCGGACAGCAAGGATGATGCTTTATTAGCATTGCAAATTTCATTTGATCTTGTAGAGAACGAGCACCAGGCCTTTCTCTTGAGTGTTAGGGATCGCCTCCCTGCCCCCAAAACATGTCCTGTAGAAGTAGCTCAGGCCGTTGAAACAACTGCAACTACAAATGAGAACCTCTCCGGGGATGTTCAGATGGCAGATGACACTCCAGTTACTCCAGCTCAGACAATTGTGCACGAGACAGATCCAGTTGACGCTACATATGCTGAGAGGCTAACTAAGATTAAGGGAATTTTATCTGGGGAGACGTCTATTCAGTTGACACTTCAGTTTCTTTACAGCCACAACAA ATCGGACTTACTGATACTAAAGACAATCAAACAGTCTGTCGAGATGAGGAACAGTGTTTGTCACAGTGCTACAATATACGCTAATGCGATCATGCATGCTGGAACTACAGTGGACACTTTTCTTAGAGAGAATTTG GATTGGCTAAGCAGGGCCACCAATTGGGCCAAGTTTAGTGCTACGGCAGGACTAGGTGTTATTCACAGAGGTCACCTGCAACAGGGTAGGTCATTGATGGCTCCATACTTGCCCCAGGGAGGAGCAGGTGGTGGCGGGAGTCCATATTCTGAAGGTGGTGCATTGTACGCTCTCGGGCTTATTCATGCTAACCATGGCGAGGGCATCAAACAGTTTCTACGTGACAGCTTACGCAGTACCAATGTTGAG GTCATTCAACACGGAGCTTGCTTAGGTCTGGGTTTGTCAGCTCTTGGAACAGCTGATGAGGAGATATATGATGATGTAAAAAGTGTGCTTTACACTGACAGTGCTGTTGCTGGTGAAGCTGCTGGAATCAGCATGGGTTTATTGTTGGTAGGAACCGCCACTGAAAAAGCAAGTGAGATGCTCGCTTATGCTCATGAGACACAGCATGAGAAGATAATAAG GGGTTTGGCTCTTGGCATAGCTCTTACAGTATACGGCAGAGAAGAAGGAGCTGATACCTTGATTGAGCAGATGACTAGAGACCAGGATCCTATCATCCGTTATGGTGGCATGTACGCACTGGCATTAGCATACTGTGGGACAGCAAACAATAAGGCAATTCGCCAATTGCTACACTTTGCTGTATCTGATGTCAGTGATGATGTTAGAAGGACTGCTGTTCTGGCACTTGGATTTGTCTTGTACTCTGATCCTGAGCAG ACTCCGCGTATTGTATCGTTACTTTCTGAGTCGTACAACCCACATGTTCGGTATGGAGCGGCTCTTGCAGTAGGCATTTCTTGTGCAGGCACTGGCCTCAGCGAAGCGATATCCTTGTTGGAGCCACTTACATCGGATGTGGTCGACTTTGTTCGTCAAGGTGCTTTGATAGCAATGGCCATGGTGATGGTTCAAATTAGTGAAGCTAGCGATTCTCGTGTTGGAACATTTAG GCGCCAGCTTGAGAAGATCATACTCGACAAGCACGAAGACACAATGAGCAAGATGGGAGCGATTCTTGCCTCTGGTATCCTCGATGCCGGTGGTAGGAACGTTACCATAAGATTGCTCTCTAAGACCAAACATGACAAAGTCACTGCTGTTATTGGCCTGGCTGTCTTCAGCCAGTTTTGGTATTGGTACCCTCTGATCTATTTCATCAGCTTGGCCTTCTCACCAACCGCCTTCATCGGTTTGAACTACGACCTTAAGGTCCCAAAGTTTGAGTTCATGTCGCATGCTAAACCTTCTTTGTTTGAGTACCCAAAACCCACCACGGTCCCGACATCCAATACCGCTGCCAAACTCCCAACCGCTGTCCTCTCAACCTCAGTTAAAGCCAAAGCTAGGGCTAAGAAAGAAGCGGAGCAGAAAGCTAACGCTGAAAAGGCGTCTGGTGCCGAGAAGTCTGTCAGTGAAAGTGGATCTGGTAAAGGAAAAGAGTCAGCTGACAAGGAAGGAGACTCTATGCAG GTGGATAGCACAGCAACGGTTGAGAAGAAAGCTGCAGAGCCAGAGGCAGCGTTTGAGATTCTAGTGAACCCGGCTCGAGTTGTCCCAGCTCAAGAGAAGTACATTAAGTTACTTGAAGACAGTAGATACGTGCCAGTGAAGGTAGCTCCATCGGGTTTTGTTCTTCTCAAGGACTTGCGTGAACACGAACCAGAGGTTCTCTCACTGACCGATGCACCAACTTCAACAGCTTCTCCTGCAACTGGTGCAGCGTCGGCTACACAAGGAACAACAGCTTCGGCTATGGCTGTAGATGACGAGCCACAACCTCCACAGGCCTTTGAATACGCttcatga
- the LOC103867610 gene encoding 26S proteasome non-ATPase regulatory subunit 1 homolog A isoform X2 produces the protein MVDIDPRLEAIVERMLGKCITDGKYQQAMGIALECRRLDKLEEAITKSDNVEGTLTYCINVSHSFVNRREYRHEVLSLLVEVYQKLPSPDYLSICQCLMFLDEPQGVATILEKLLRSDSKDDALLALQISFDLVENEHQAFLLSVRDRLPAPKTCPVEVAQAVETTATTNENLSGDVQMADDTPVTPAQTIVHETDPVDATYAERLTKIKGILSGETSIQLTLQFLYSHNKSDLLILKTIKQSVEMRNSVCHSATIYANAIMHAGTTVDTFLRENLDWLSRATNWAKFSATAGLGVIHRGHLQQGRSLMAPYLPQGGAGGGGSPYSEGGALYALGLIHANHGEGIKQFLRDSLRSTNVEVIQHGACLGLGLSALGTADEEIYDDVKSVLYTDSAVAGEAAGISMGLLLVGTATEKASEMLAYAHETQHEKIIRGLALGIALTVYGREEGADTLIEQMTRDQDPIIRYGGMYALALAYCGTANNKAIRQLLHFAVSDVSDDVRRTAVLALGFVLYSDPEQTPRIVSLLSESYNPHVRYGAALAVGISCAGTGLSEAISLLEPLTSDVVDFVRQGALIAMAMVMVQISEASDSRVGTFRRQLEKIILDKHEDTMSKMGAILASGILDAGGRNVTIRLLSKTKHDKVTAVIGLAVFSQFWYWYPLIYFISLAFSPTAFIGLNYDLKVPKFEFMSHAKPSLFEYPKPTTVPTSNTAAKLPTAVLSTSVKAKARAKKEAEQKANAEKASGAEKSVSESGSGKGKESADKEGDSMQVDSTATVEKKAAEPEAAFEILVNPARVVPAQEKYIKLLEDSRYVPVKVAPSGFVLLKDLREHEPEVLSLTDAPTSTASPATGAASATQGTTASAMAVDDEPQPPQAFEYAS, from the exons ATGGTGGACATTGATCCCAGGCTGGAGGCCATTGTTGAAAGAATGCTTGGAAA ATGCATCACTGATGGGAAGTATCAACAGGCTATGGGCATTGCGTTAGAATGCCGTAGATTGGATAAGTTGGAGGAAGCTATCACAAAGAGCGACAATGTTGAGGGGACTCTAACATATTGCATCAACGTTTCTCATTCTTTCGTTAACCGCAGAGAGTATAGACATGAG GTGCTTAGTTTACTTGTTGAAGTCTACCAGAAGCTGCCTTCTCCTGATTATTTAAGCATTTGTCAATGCCTCATGTTCTTGGATGAACCGCAAGGTGTTGCAACCATATTGGAGAAGCTTCTTCGGTCGGACAGCAAGGATGATGCTTTATTAGCATTGCAAATTTCATTTGATCTTGTAGAGAACGAGCACCAGGCCTTTCTCTTGAGTGTTAGGGATCGCCTCCCTGCCCCCAAAACATGTCCTGTAGAAGTAGCTCAGGCCGTTGAAACAACTGCAACTACAAATGAGAACCTCTCCGGGGATGTTCAGATGGCAGATGACACTCCAGTTACTCCAGCTCAGACAATTGTGCACGAGACAGATCCAGTTGACGCTACATATGCTGAGAGGCTAACTAAGATTAAGGGAATTTTATCTGGGGAGACGTCTATTCAGTTGACACTTCAGTTTCTTTACAGCCACAACAA ATCGGACTTACTGATACTAAAGACAATCAAACAGTCTGTCGAGATGAGGAACAGTGTTTGTCACAGTGCTACAATATACGCTAATGCGATCATGCATGCTGGAACTACAGTGGACACTTTTCTTAGAGAGAATTTG GATTGGCTAAGCAGGGCCACCAATTGGGCCAAGTTTAGTGCTACGGCAGGACTAGGTGTTATTCACAGAGGTCACCTGCAACAGGGTAGGTCATTGATGGCTCCATACTTGCCCCAGGGAGGAGCAGGTGGTGGCGGGAGTCCATATTCTGAAGGTGGTGCATTGTACGCTCTCGGGCTTATTCATGCTAACCATGGCGAGGGCATCAAACAGTTTCTACGTGACAGCTTACGCAGTACCAATGTTGAG GTCATTCAACACGGAGCTTGCTTAGGTCTGGGTTTGTCAGCTCTTGGAACAGCTGATGAGGAGATATATGATGATGTAAAAAGTGTGCTTTACACTGACAGTGCTGTTGCTGGTGAAGCTGCTGGAATCAGCATGGGTTTATTGTTGGTAGGAACCGCCACTGAAAAAGCAAGTGAGATGCTCGCTTATGCTCATGAGACACAGCATGAGAAGATAATAAG GGGTTTGGCTCTTGGCATAGCTCTTACAGTATACGGCAGAGAAGAAGGAGCTGATACCTTGATTGAGCAGATGACTAGAGACCAGGATCCTATCATCCGTTATGGTGGCATGTACGCACTGGCATTAGCATACTGTGGGACAGCAAACAATAAGGCAATTCGCCAATTGCTACACTTTGCTGTATCTGATGTCAGTGATGATGTTAGAAGGACTGCTGTTCTGGCACTTGGATTTGTCTTGTACTCTGATCCTGAGCAG ACTCCGCGTATTGTATCGTTACTTTCTGAGTCGTACAACCCACATGTTCGGTATGGAGCGGCTCTTGCAGTAGGCATTTCTTGTGCAGGCACTGGCCTCAGCGAAGCGATATCCTTGTTGGAGCCACTTACATCGGATGTGGTCGACTTTGTTCGTCAAGGTGCTTTGATAGCAATGGCCATGGTGATGGTTCAAATTAGTGAAGCTAGCGATTCTCGTGTTGGAACATTTAG GCGCCAGCTTGAGAAGATCATACTCGACAAGCACGAAGACACAATGAGCAAGATGGGAGCGATTCTTGCCTCTGGTATCCTCGATGCCGGTGGTAGGAACGTTACCATAAGATTGCTCTCTAAGACCAAACATGACAAAGTCACTGCTGTTATTGGCCTGGCTGTCTTCAGCCAGTTTTGGTATTGGTACCCTCTGATCTATTTCATCAGCTTGGCCTTCTCACCAACCGCCTTCATCGGTTTGAACTACGACCTTAAGGTCCCAAAGTTTGAGTTCATGTCGCATGCTAAACCTTCTTTGTTTGAGTACCCAAAACCCACCACGGTCCCGACATCCAATACCGCTGCCAAACTCCCAACCGCTGTCCTCTCAACCTCAGTTAAAGCCAAAGCTAGGGCTAAGAAAGAAGCGGAGCAGAAAGCTAACGCTGAAAAGGCGTCTGGTGCCGAGAAGTCTGTCAGTGAAAGTGGATCTGGTAAAGGAAAAGAGTCAGCTGACAAGGAAGGAGACTCTATGCAG GTGGATAGCACAGCAACGGTTGAGAAGAAAGCTGCAGAGCCAGAGGCAGCGTTTGAGATTCTAGTGAACCCGGCTCGAGTTGTCCCAGCTCAAGAGAAGTACATTAAGTTACTTGAAGACAGTAGATACGTGCCAGTGAAGGTAGCTCCATCGGGTTTTGTTCTTCTCAAGGACTTGCGTGAACACGAACCAGAGGTTCTCTCACTGACCGATGCACCAACTTCAACAGCTTCTCCTGCAACTGGTGCAGCGTCGGCTACACAAGGAACAACAGCTTCGGCTATGGCTGTAGATGACGAGCCACAACCTCCACAGGCCTTTGAATACGCttcatga
- the LOC103867609 gene encoding probable xyloglucan galactosyltransferase GT12 has product MMKPVPRLRLFISVTFVLCLFVVFQIHKSDLFGKNLQITHQVNNFFISIASSSHHQTQNLTKYSNESDGDRAKQPESEETDTCAGRYIYMHDLPSIYNDDIIKDCRPLIKWFDMCPFMVNSGLGPQVLEHANKTSQVLTTKTGSWYSTNQFLLSVIFRERMKHYECLTNDSSLASAIYIPYYPGFDVSRHLWGYNTTVRDALATKLSRWLRERPEWNKMYGRDHFFVAGRIGWDFRRCSEDSEWGSNLMCLPEFSNTTMLSIETTAWTNEFAVPYPTYFHPKSVTEVRIWQRKVKSVKRRHLFCFVGAPRPTLDGSIRGEIINQCLASHGKCKFLNCNEPGNDCDNPVKIMDVFQRSVFCLQPSGDSYTRRSIFDSILAGCIPVFFHPGSGYKQYMWYFPKDYTKYSVYIPDNGMKNGTVSLRDLLGGIDKESILRMRNEVVKIIPKIIYTKPGLVGPKKIEDAFDIAVDRVIQRVAMVKRMMEEGKDLQGEYSQTRDLKKLE; this is encoded by the coding sequence ATGATGAAACCAGTTCCAAGGCTTCGGCTGTTCATCTCAGTAACTTTTGTGTTATGTCTGTTCGTTGTGTTTCAAATCCATAAATCAGATTTGTTCGGAAAGAATCTCCAAATCACTCATCAAGTTAACAACTTCTTCATATCCATCGCTTCTTCTTCACACCATCAAACCCAAAACCTCACCAAATATTCCAACGAGAGTGATGGAGACAGAGCAAAACAGCCCGAGTCAGAAGAAACAGATACTTGTGCCGGAAGGTACATATATATGCACGATCTTCCAAGCATTTACAACGACGACATCATCAAAGACTGTCGACCACTCATCAAATGGTTCGATATGTGTCCTTTCATGGTCAACTCCGGTCTCGGTCCACAGGTTCTAGAGCACGCTAACAAGACATCTCAAGTCTTAACCACCAAAACCGGTTCTTGGTACTCAACAAACCAGTTTTTGCTATCGGTTATCTTCCGTGAGAGGATGAAACACTACGAGTGTTTGACCAACGATTCATCTCTAGCCTCAGCGATCTACATCCCGTACTACCCGGGATTCGACGTGAGCCGTCACCTATGGGGATACAATACAACAGTTAGAGACGCCCTGGCGACAAAGCTGTCTCGGTGGCTGAGAGAGAGACCCGAGTGGAACAAGATGTATGGTCGAGACCACTTTTTTGTAGCCGGACGGATCGGTTGGGACTTCAGGAGATGTTCGGAAGATTCAGAGTGGGGAAGCAACCTGATGTGCTTGCCAGAATTTTCAAACACGACGATGCTATCTATCGAAACCACTGCTTGGACCAACGAGTTTGCGGTTCCTTATCCGACTTATTTTCATCCAAAGAGCGTAACCGAGGTTCGGATATGGCAGAGGAAAGTCAAGAGTGTGAAGAGGAGAcacttgttttgttttgttggagCACCAAGGCCGACCCTAGATGGATCCATCAGGGGAGAGATTATAAACCAGTGCCTTGCATCTCACGGTAAATGCAAGTTTCTTAACTGTAATGAACCAGGTAACGATTGCGATAATCCGGTTAAGATAATGGATGTGTTTCAACGTTCGGTTTTCTGTTTACAACCTTCTGGAGATTCATATACCCGAAGATCGATATTTGATTCGATTTTGGCCGGTTGTATACCGGTTTTCTTCCATCCCGGTTCGGGTTATAAGCAGTATATGTGGTATTTTCCTAAGGATTATACCAAGTATTCGGTTTACATACCCGATAATGGAATGAAAAATGGAACGGTTAGTCTCAGGGATTTGTTGGGTGGGATTGATAAGGAGAGTATTTTGAGAATGAGGAACGAAGTTGTAAAGATTATACCGAAGATAATATACACTAAACCGGGATTGGTTGGACcaaagaagattgaagatgcGTTTGACATTGCAGTTGATAGGGTTATTCAGAGGGTAGCGATGGTTAAGAGGATGATGGAAGAAGGAAAAGATCTTCAGGGTGAGTATTCACAAACAAGGGATTTGAAGAAACTTGAGTGA
- the LOC103867608 gene encoding small ubiquitin-related modifier 5: MVSSSTTISASCASKGSPSLSPQKKITLKVKAQQDGGEDIYKIGYGAHLKKLMDAYCTKRNLERTTVRFIFRYKELKPRQTPAQLMMEEGDIIDIVTDQGGG; encoded by the exons ATGGTGAGTTCCTCAACCACGATCTCTGCTTCTTGTGCATCAAAGGGGTCTCCATCTCTTTCACCCCAAAAGAAGATTACGCTTAAGGTCAAGGCCCAACAG GATGGAGGAGAGGATATATACAAGATTGGTTATGGTGCACATCTGAAGAAACTAATGGATGCATACTGCACCAAGAGAAACTTAGAGAGAACCACTGTCAGATTCATCTTTCGCTATAAAGAGCTCAAACCGCGTCAGACTCCTGCTCAG TTGATGATGGAAGAAGGCGACATCATTGATATTGTTACCGACCAAGGCGGTGGTTAA
- the LOC103867607 gene encoding small ubiquitin-related modifier 5 has product MVSSSTTISVSCASKKSRSPKPQKKITVKVKTQQGGEEDVYKIGYGTHLNKLMQAYCTKRNLDEGTVRFIFGKKQLKPRSTPAQLKMKEGDVIDIVTDQDGA; this is encoded by the exons ATGGTGAGTTCCTCAACAACGATCTCTGTTTCATGTGCCTCAAAGAAGTCTCGATCTCCTAAACCCCAGAAGAAGATTACTGTTAAGGTCAAGACCCAACAG GGTGGAGAAGAGGATGTTTACAAGATTGGTTATGGTACACATCTGAATAAACTAATGCAAGCTTACTGCACCAAGAGGAACTTAGATGAAGGCACTGTCAGATTCATCTTCGGCAAAAAACAGCTCAAACCACGAAGCACTCCTGCTCag TTGAAGATGAAAGAAGGCGACGTCATTGATATTGTCACCGATCAAGACGGTGCTTAA